From the Budorcas taxicolor isolate Tak-1 chromosome 1, Takin1.1, whole genome shotgun sequence genome, one window contains:
- the CCR8 gene encoding C-C chemokine receptor type 8, protein MDYTLEPNLTTVTDFYYPDIYSSPCDGEGRDSKLLLAIFYCILFVFGLLGNSLVILVLVACKKLRSVTDVYLLNLALSDLLFVFSFPFQTHYQLDQWVFGTIMCKVVSGFYYISFFSSMFFITLMSMDRYLAVVHAVYALKVRTISMGTALSLVVWLTALVATSPLLVFYQVASENGILQCYSYYNQQTLKWKIFIHFEVNILGLLIPFSILMFCYIRILHQLRSCQNHNKTKAIKLVLIVVVASLLFWVPFNTVLFLTSLHDMRILDGCVMSQQLTYATHVTETISFTHCCVNPIIYAFMGEKFKKHLSELFRKSCSHIFVYIGRQVSREALEKSSSNHHSTRSSTIDYIL, encoded by the coding sequence ATGGATTACACACTTGAGCCCAATTTGACAACAGTAACTGACTTCTACTATCCCGACATCTACTCGAGCCCCTgcgatggggaggggagagacagcAAGCTGCTTCTCGCCATCTTCTACTGCATTCTGTTTGTATTTGGTCTTCTGGGGAACAGCCTGGTCATCCTAGTCCTTGTCGCCTGCAAGAAACTGAGGAGCGTCACGGATGTATACCTCCTGAACCTGGCCCTGTCTGACCTGCTGTTTGtcttctccttcccctttcaGACCCACTATCAGCTGGACCAGTGGGTATTTGGGACCATAATGTGCAAGGTGGTCTCTGGCTTTTActacatcagcttcttcagcagcaTGTTCTTTATAACCCTCATGAGTATGGACAGGTACCTGGCAGTTGTCCATGCCGTATATGCCTTGAAGGTGAGGACTATCAGCATGGGCACAGCCCTGAGTCTGGTGGTGTGGCTGACTGCCCTCGTGGCCACCAGCCCGTTACTAGTATTTTACCAAGTGGCCTCCGAAAATGGCATCCTACAGTGTTACTCGTATTACAATCAGCAGACGCTGAAGTGGAAGATCTTCATCCACTTTGAGGTGAATATCTTAGGCCTGCTGATCCCCTTCAGCATCCTGATGTTCTGCTACATCCGCATCCTGCACCAGCTGAGGAGCTGCCAGAACCACAACAAGACCAAGGCCATCAAGCTCGTGCTCATCGTGGTGGTCGCCTCCCTACTCTTCTGGGTCCCTTTCAACACGGTCCTCTTCCTCACTTCCCTGCACGACATGCGCATCTTGGATGGATGTGTCATGAGCCAGCAGCTGACCTACGCCACGCATGTCACAGAAACCATTTCCTTCACCCACTGCTGCGTGAACCCTATTATCTATGCGTTCATGGGTGAGAAGTTCAAGAAACACCTATCAGAACTATTTCGGAAGAGTTGCAGCCACATCTTTGTCTACATCGGGAGGCAGGTCTCCAGGGAGGCCTTGGAAAAATCATCCTCGAATCATCACTCCACTCGCTCCTCCACCATAGACTACATTCTGTGA